Proteins encoded by one window of Cupriavidus sp. EM10:
- a CDS encoding AsmA family protein → MPASRRQKIVFWSVFTPLALIAILVVIILTFDWNRLKPWLNDKVSESIGRPFAINGDLSVTWKRSQGETGWRTLVPWPRLSAKDISVGNPDWAEAPNMGTVRELIFVLRPLPLLAHEINVPTIVVDSPAVWLERLADKRNNWTFDMRKQTDSGKSKWHLDVGEVVLQRGNLALKDAAEKIELQATLDTLGDKGIYDKARDGDLMPSDASAVAASQGAAASAPEAKAKDNKASNNERYGLRWKAVGHYNEATINANGKAGTVLSLRDVNTPYPVQADVRVGATRATIEGTVTNPAHLGALDVNLALSGDSLASLYKLTGIVLPSTPPYQTHGRLVATLNKGASSYTYRDFTGKIGGSDIGGTLTFAQRSPRPLLSGELVSKQLLFDDLAPLIGGGAKPGQAAKDSPVKQPPDKKLPVAPFRTERWDEIDADVKFTGQRIVRSEDLPITDLTTHLKLTDGVLRLDPLNFGVAGGKLVSNIELDGKREPMGAKIDMTARHLKIKQLFPKVESTRASVGEVNGSAKLSATGNSVAALLGSSNGEAKLLVENGTVSKFILEAIGLNVGSVVISKLFGDKPVQINCGVSAFGFQNGVARAQTFVLDTQDAVINTEGAVDFKDERLALTIHPDSKGLRIISLRSPLYVGGTFKNPSVSPNIAILALRAGGALALALTAPVAMVVPLLDISGGGDESQCGRLLAELKKRPTAPPPGKTYQGPDAPKGQQQAGPAVPESPTKSDAARGEPAPAPTKPRMPGATVQQPMRPEHDKQLYQGG, encoded by the coding sequence ATGCCCGCCTCGCGTCGCCAAAAGATTGTTTTCTGGAGCGTGTTCACGCCTTTGGCGCTGATCGCGATCCTTGTCGTCATCATCCTGACCTTCGACTGGAACCGGCTCAAGCCGTGGCTCAACGACAAGGTGTCGGAGTCGATCGGTCGGCCGTTCGCCATCAATGGCGACCTGAGCGTCACCTGGAAACGTAGCCAGGGCGAGACCGGCTGGCGTACGCTGGTGCCCTGGCCACGGCTGTCGGCCAAGGACATCAGCGTGGGCAACCCCGACTGGGCCGAAGCGCCCAACATGGGCACGGTGCGCGAACTGATCTTCGTGCTGCGCCCGCTGCCGCTGCTGGCCCATGAGATCAACGTGCCGACCATCGTCGTCGACAGCCCGGCCGTATGGCTGGAACGCCTGGCCGACAAGCGCAACAACTGGACCTTCGACATGCGCAAGCAGACCGACTCGGGCAAGTCGAAATGGCACCTGGACGTCGGCGAGGTCGTGCTGCAGCGCGGCAACCTGGCGCTCAAGGACGCCGCCGAGAAGATCGAGCTGCAGGCGACGCTGGACACACTGGGCGACAAGGGCATCTACGACAAGGCGCGCGATGGCGACCTGATGCCGTCGGACGCCTCGGCCGTCGCCGCGTCGCAGGGTGCTGCGGCGTCCGCCCCCGAGGCGAAGGCCAAGGACAACAAGGCCAGCAACAACGAGCGCTACGGCCTGCGCTGGAAAGCCGTGGGGCACTACAACGAAGCCACCATCAACGCCAACGGCAAGGCCGGCACCGTGCTGAGCCTGCGCGACGTGAACACGCCGTACCCGGTACAGGCCGATGTCCGCGTGGGGGCCACGCGCGCGACCATCGAAGGCACCGTCACCAATCCCGCCCACCTTGGCGCGCTCGACGTGAACCTGGCCCTGTCGGGCGACAGCCTGGCGTCGCTCTACAAGCTCACGGGCATCGTGCTGCCGTCGACCCCGCCGTACCAGACGCACGGCCGGCTGGTGGCCACGCTGAACAAGGGCGCTTCGTCGTACACCTATCGCGACTTCACCGGCAAGATCGGCGGCAGCGATATCGGCGGCACGCTGACCTTCGCGCAACGGTCGCCGAGACCGTTACTGTCTGGTGAACTTGTATCGAAACAGTTGCTATTCGACGATCTGGCCCCGCTGATCGGTGGCGGCGCCAAGCCCGGCCAGGCGGCCAAGGACAGCCCGGTCAAGCAGCCGCCCGACAAGAAGCTGCCGGTGGCGCCGTTCCGCACCGAACGCTGGGACGAGATCGACGCCGACGTGAAGTTCACGGGCCAGCGCATCGTGCGCAGCGAAGACCTGCCGATCACCGACCTGACCACGCACCTGAAGCTGACCGATGGCGTGCTGCGGCTCGATCCGCTCAACTTCGGCGTGGCCGGCGGCAAACTGGTGTCAAACATCGAGCTCGACGGCAAGCGCGAGCCCATGGGCGCCAAGATCGACATGACCGCCCGGCACCTGAAGATCAAGCAACTGTTCCCGAAGGTGGAAAGCACGCGCGCCAGCGTCGGCGAGGTGAATGGCAGCGCCAAGCTGTCGGCCACGGGCAACTCGGTGGCCGCGCTGCTGGGATCGTCCAATGGCGAGGCCAAGCTGCTGGTGGAAAATGGCACGGTCAGCAAGTTCATCCTCGAGGCCATCGGCCTGAACGTGGGCAGCGTGGTGATCTCGAAGCTGTTCGGCGACAAGCCGGTGCAGATCAACTGCGGCGTCAGCGCGTTCGGCTTCCAGAACGGCGTGGCGCGGGCGCAGACCTTCGTGCTCGACACGCAGGACGCGGTGATCAACACCGAAGGCGCGGTCGATTTCAAGGACGAACGCCTGGCTCTGACCATCCATCCCGACTCCAAGGGCCTGCGCATCATTTCGCTGCGCTCGCCGCTGTATGTGGGCGGCACGTTCAAGAATCCGTCGGTCAGCCCGAATATCGCCATCCTGGCGCTGCGGGCCGGCGGCGCGCTGGCGCTGGCCCTGACCGCGCCGGTGGCGATGGTGGTGCCGCTGCTCGATATCTCGGGCGGTGGCGACGAAAGCCAATGCGGGCGGCTGCTGGCGGAACTCAAGAAGCGGCCTACCGCCCCGCCGCCCGGCAAGACGTACCAGGGGCCGGATGCCCCGAAGGGCCAGCAGCAGGCCGGCCCGGCCGTGCCAGAATCGCCTACCAAATCGGACGCCGCGCGCGGCGAGCCGGCCCCCGCGCCGACCAAGCCGCGCATGCCGGGCGCGACGGTCCAGCAGCCGATGCGGCCGGAGCACGACAAGCAGCTTTACCAGGGCGGCTAG
- a CDS encoding DUF72 domain-containing protein, giving the protein MTDNLDLFGDAPASPDAPPRPASAGNPEKNQPVGKVVQPWTPDAALTALAGRLPPNLYFGTSSWSYPGWHGMVYDGQYTESLLSRKGLRACGEHPLLRAAGIDRGFYGPIPLADYLNYASQVPEGFRFLVKAPASVCDAWLRGPDGAGRLANAAFLDADIAIRDFIVPATGGLGQRCGPLLFQLSPLQSVADDGPAFFARLYAFLAALPPLDPTLTPHACYAVEMRDPALLTPRYIRLLRERGVRFCLAARDRLPPVARQAQAQALMDDGAPGPLVLRWMLREGRSYAMAEKAYMPFDKLVDPDDATRDAIADVVAATLRRGQPAYVIVSNNAEGCAPLSIARVAKAIADRLENVASAA; this is encoded by the coding sequence TTGACTGACAACCTCGACCTGTTCGGCGATGCCCCGGCATCGCCGGACGCCCCGCCCCGGCCCGCCTCGGCCGGTAATCCCGAAAAGAATCAGCCCGTTGGCAAGGTAGTCCAGCCCTGGACGCCCGACGCCGCGCTGACCGCGCTCGCCGGCCGGCTGCCGCCCAACCTGTATTTCGGCACCTCGTCGTGGTCTTATCCGGGCTGGCACGGCATGGTCTACGACGGCCAGTACACGGAAAGCCTGCTGTCCCGCAAGGGCCTGCGCGCCTGCGGCGAACATCCGCTGCTGCGCGCGGCGGGCATCGACCGCGGCTTTTACGGTCCGATTCCGCTGGCCGACTACCTGAATTACGCGTCACAGGTGCCAGAAGGCTTCCGCTTCCTGGTCAAGGCGCCGGCCAGCGTCTGCGATGCCTGGCTGCGCGGCCCCGATGGCGCCGGACGCCTGGCCAACGCCGCATTTCTGGACGCCGACATCGCGATCCGCGATTTCATCGTGCCGGCCACGGGCGGCCTGGGCCAGCGTTGCGGGCCGCTGCTGTTCCAGTTGTCGCCGCTGCAAAGCGTGGCCGACGACGGCCCGGCCTTCTTCGCCCGGCTCTACGCCTTCCTGGCCGCGCTGCCGCCGCTCGATCCGACCCTGACCCCGCACGCCTGCTATGCCGTGGAGATGCGCGACCCGGCGCTGCTGACGCCGCGCTATATCCGGCTGCTGCGCGAGCGCGGCGTGCGCTTCTGCCTGGCCGCGCGCGACCGCCTGCCGCCGGTAGCGCGCCAGGCCCAGGCGCAGGCGCTGATGGACGATGGCGCGCCCGGCCCGCTGGTGCTGCGCTGGATGCTGCGCGAGGGCCGCTCCTATGCGATGGCCGAGAAAGCCTATATGCCGTTCGACAAGCTGGTGGACCCGGACGACGCCACGCGCGACGCCATCGCCGACGTGGTGGCGGCCACGTTGCGCCGGGGCCAGCCGGCCTACGTCATCGTCAGCAACAACGCAGAAGGCTGCGCGCCGCTGAGCATCGCCCGGGTGGCCAAGGCGATTGCCGACCGGCTCGAAAACGTCGCCTCGGCGGCCTAG
- the msrA gene encoding peptide-methionine (S)-S-oxide reductase MsrA: protein MDHELEIATLGGGCFWCLEAVFQQVDGVRAVESGYTGGHIHNPTYRQVCEGDTGHAEVVRVTFDPARITFREILEIFFTIHDPTQLNRQGSDVGEQYRSIIFTHSEAQRAVAEYVIGELAANKVYDAPIVTQLEPEQPYWRAETSHQNYYQEHPAQGYCAFVITPKLAQFRRDFSHRMRR, encoded by the coding sequence ATGGACCACGAACTTGAGATTGCCACGCTTGGTGGCGGGTGTTTCTGGTGCCTGGAAGCGGTGTTCCAGCAGGTGGACGGCGTGCGGGCCGTGGAGTCGGGCTACACAGGCGGCCATATCCATAATCCTACCTATCGCCAGGTGTGCGAGGGCGACACGGGCCACGCCGAAGTGGTGCGCGTGACCTTCGACCCGGCCAGGATCACGTTCCGCGAGATCCTGGAAATCTTCTTCACGATCCACGATCCGACACAACTCAATCGTCAGGGCAGCGATGTCGGCGAGCAGTACCGCTCGATCATCTTCACGCATTCCGAGGCCCAGCGCGCCGTGGCCGAATACGTGATTGGCGAGCTGGCGGCCAACAAGGTGTACGACGCGCCGATCGTCACGCAGCTCGAACCGGAGCAGCCGTACTGGCGCGCCGAGACGAGCCATCAGAACTACTACCAGGAACATCCGGCACAGGGCTACTGCGCGTTCGTGATCACGCCCAAGCTGGCGCAGTTCCGGCGCGACTTCTCGCACCGCATGCGGCGCTAG
- the tcdA gene encoding tRNA cyclic N6-threonylcarbamoyladenosine(37) synthase TcdA — MAEQDLPAPLSHESAADDDYHRRFGGVARLYGAPGLARLEAANVCVIGIGGVGSWAAEALARNAVGRITLIDLDHIAASNTNRQIHALGDAYGRAKVEAMAERIVAINPRCRVTQIDDFVTEDNVAELLSGFDYVIDAIDAVKVKTAILGWARREGVRVITCGGAGGQLDPTRVRIEDLARTIQDPLLAKVRGNLRRQWGFPRDPKKKFAIEAVYSDEPLRYPEPEQQACEIDEVPPAPVRGPQGLACAGFGSSVAVTAVFGFVAASAVIGALVADQG, encoded by the coding sequence ATGGCGGAGCAGGACCTGCCCGCGCCCTTGTCGCACGAGAGCGCTGCCGACGACGACTACCATCGCCGCTTTGGTGGCGTGGCGCGGCTGTACGGCGCCCCCGGCCTGGCCCGGCTGGAAGCGGCCAACGTGTGCGTGATCGGCATCGGCGGGGTGGGCAGCTGGGCGGCTGAGGCGCTGGCGCGCAATGCCGTGGGGCGCATCACGCTGATCGACCTCGATCACATCGCCGCGTCGAACACCAACCGGCAGATCCACGCACTGGGCGACGCCTACGGTCGCGCCAAGGTGGAAGCCATGGCCGAGCGCATCGTGGCGATCAATCCGCGTTGCCGGGTCACGCAGATCGACGATTTCGTCACGGAGGATAACGTGGCGGAATTGCTATCTGGCTTCGACTACGTGATCGACGCCATCGATGCCGTGAAGGTCAAGACCGCGATCCTGGGCTGGGCCCGGCGCGAGGGCGTACGCGTGATCACATGCGGCGGGGCGGGCGGGCAGCTGGATCCCACGCGCGTGCGCATCGAGGACCTGGCGCGCACGATCCAGGACCCGCTGCTGGCCAAGGTGCGTGGCAACCTGCGCCGGCAATGGGGCTTTCCGCGCGATCCGAAGAAGAAGTTCGCCATCGAGGCCGTCTACTCCGACGAGCCGTTGCGCTACCCGGAGCCCGAGCAGCAGGCGTGCGAGATCGACGAAGTGCCGCCAGCGCCCGTACGCGGCCCGCAGGGGCTGGCCTGCGCCGGCTTTGGCTCGTCGGTGGCGGTGACGGCGGTGTTCGGGTTCGTGGCGGCGTCGGCGGTGATCGGGGCGCTGGTGGCGGACCAGGGCTGA
- a CDS encoding MFS transporter, translating into MTLPHAAVPPISWLIALTVCNHVAFNASRVVVSLFAISLKASTVTLGILMSLYALLPMFLAIRAGKRIDEIGPRLPMTAGSLMVVAGTLLPAVWHDIASLYAACALIGVGFMLVQVAMQLLIGQVSTNETRLRNYTWHALGLSISGTLGPVAMGYTIEHAGFRTAFCILVGVALLGQAGLQYVRPRLPATGGNAGRIAIEDGSRHSTLDLLQHPELRAVFVASAVLSAAWDLHAFLIPIQGTRIGLSPSMIGWVLGAFSIATLAIRIAMPMVSRHFSEWKIIRLALLVGALAYVFYPFVSQFWLMCGLAFVLGLALGSAQPNVMNILHTASPSGRAGEALGLRSAVLNTSQVVWPLTFGVVGTALGMLPIFLSMAGAMGMANYYSRRQGRKIATPELPDQRPANS; encoded by the coding sequence ATGACGTTGCCTCATGCCGCCGTCCCCCCGATCAGCTGGCTGATCGCGCTGACGGTGTGCAACCACGTGGCGTTCAACGCCAGCCGTGTCGTCGTTTCCCTATTTGCCATCTCGCTCAAGGCCTCCACGGTCACGCTGGGCATCCTGATGTCGCTCTACGCGCTGCTACCGATGTTCCTGGCGATCCGGGCCGGCAAGCGCATCGACGAAATCGGCCCGCGCCTGCCGATGACGGCGGGGTCGCTGATGGTGGTGGCCGGCACGCTGCTGCCGGCGGTCTGGCATGACATTGCGTCGCTGTATGCGGCATGCGCGCTGATCGGCGTGGGCTTCATGCTGGTGCAGGTGGCCATGCAGCTGCTGATCGGCCAGGTGTCGACCAACGAGACGCGGCTGCGCAACTACACCTGGCATGCGCTGGGACTGTCGATTTCGGGCACGCTCGGGCCGGTGGCCATGGGCTACACCATCGAGCACGCGGGCTTTCGTACCGCATTCTGCATCCTGGTGGGCGTCGCGCTGCTGGGCCAGGCCGGGCTGCAATATGTACGGCCGCGCCTGCCTGCCACGGGCGGAAATGCCGGGCGCATCGCCATCGAGGACGGCTCGCGCCACTCCACGCTGGACCTTCTGCAACATCCCGAACTGCGCGCGGTGTTTGTCGCCAGCGCGGTGCTGTCGGCCGCGTGGGACCTGCACGCGTTCCTGATCCCGATCCAGGGCACGCGCATCGGCCTGTCGCCGTCGATGATCGGCTGGGTGCTTGGCGCGTTCTCGATCGCCACGCTGGCCATCCGGATCGCCATGCCGATGGTGTCGCGCCATTTCTCGGAGTGGAAGATCATCCGCCTGGCCCTGCTGGTGGGCGCGCTGGCCTACGTGTTCTATCCGTTCGTGTCGCAGTTCTGGCTCATGTGCGGCCTGGCGTTCGTGCTGGGCCTGGCGCTGGGCAGCGCCCAGCCCAATGTCATGAACATCCTGCACACGGCGTCGCCGTCGGGCCGCGCCGGCGAGGCCCTTGGGCTGCGCTCGGCCGTGCTCAATACGAGCCAGGTGGTGTGGCCACTCACGTTTGGCGTGGTGGGCACCGCGCTGGGCATGCTGCCGATCTTCCTGTCGATGGCCGGCGCAATGGGCATGGCCAACTACTACTCGCGGCGCCAGGGCCGCAAGATCGCCACACCGGAACTGCCAGACCAGCGTCCCGCAAACTCGTAA
- the pdxH gene encoding pyridoxamine 5'-phosphate oxidase — translation MTQLADLRRNYMLSALSETDVAGDPIRQFQNWFDEAMQAKLPEPNAMTLATVGADGQPSARIVLLKGMDANGFTFFTNYESRKGLDLEANPRAALLFHWVQLERQVRVEGIVEKVNDAESDAYYASRPLGSRLGAWASEQSREVAGRDVLEAREADFRSKFGDNPPRPPHWGGYRLRPTWIEFWQGRPSRLHDRIAFRQQADGSWQIVRLSP, via the coding sequence ATGACCCAACTCGCTGATCTGCGCCGCAACTACATGCTGAGCGCCCTTTCCGAAACCGATGTGGCAGGCGACCCGATCCGCCAGTTCCAGAACTGGTTCGACGAGGCCATGCAGGCCAAGCTGCCCGAACCCAATGCGATGACGCTGGCCACGGTCGGCGCCGACGGCCAGCCGTCGGCGCGCATCGTGCTGCTCAAGGGCATGGACGCCAACGGCTTCACGTTCTTCACCAACTACGAAAGCCGCAAGGGCCTGGATCTCGAAGCCAACCCGCGCGCCGCGCTGCTGTTCCACTGGGTGCAGCTCGAACGCCAGGTGCGCGTGGAAGGCATCGTCGAAAAGGTCAACGATGCCGAGAGCGATGCCTACTACGCGTCGCGCCCGCTGGGATCGCGCCTGGGCGCCTGGGCGTCCGAGCAGAGCCGCGAGGTGGCCGGCCGCGACGTGCTGGAAGCCCGCGAAGCCGACTTCCGCAGCAAGTTCGGCGACAACCCGCCGCGCCCGCCGCACTGGGGCGGCTATCGCCTGCGCCCCACGTGGATCGAGTTCTGGCAGGGCCGCCCTTCGCGCCTGCACGACCGCATCGCGTTCCGGCAACAGGCCGATGGCAGCTGGCAGATCGTCCGGCTGTCGCCCTGA
- a CDS encoding flavin reductase family protein, whose amino-acid sequence MGMPEANAPAPAGRKAAAPDFDSSHFKRALSQFATGVTVITTRAGGHPHANGAPFFGITASSFNSVSLDPPLVLWSMATRANSLPMFRDGSHYIINVLAASQLDLCQRFATLKGDRFAGVDYRLSATGLPILGNALAWFECHNRSRYDEGDHVIFVGEVERCGILDAGGEPLVFQGAQFSTLCPLDQID is encoded by the coding sequence ATGGGCATGCCCGAGGCCAATGCCCCCGCGCCAGCGGGCCGCAAGGCCGCCGCCCCCGATTTTGACAGCAGCCATTTCAAGCGTGCGCTGTCGCAGTTCGCCACAGGTGTGACGGTAATCACCACCCGCGCCGGGGGCCACCCGCACGCCAACGGCGCGCCGTTCTTCGGCATTACAGCCAGCTCGTTCAATTCAGTCTCGCTCGACCCGCCCCTGGTGCTGTGGAGCATGGCTACGCGCGCCAACAGCCTGCCGATGTTCCGCGACGGGTCGCACTACATCATCAACGTGCTCGCTGCGTCACAGCTGGATCTCTGCCAGCGCTTTGCCACGCTCAAGGGTGACCGCTTCGCAGGCGTGGACTACCGGCTGTCGGCAACCGGCCTGCCGATCCTGGGCAATGCCCTGGCCTGGTTCGAATGCCACAACCGCAGCCGCTACGACGAAGGCGACCACGTGATCTTCGTCGGCGAAGTGGAACGCTGCGGCATCCTTGACGCGGGCGGCGAACCGCTGGTGTTCCAGGGCGCGCAGTTCTCGACGCTGTGCCCGCTGGACCAGATCGACTAA
- a CDS encoding Lrp/AsnC family transcriptional regulator has protein sequence MTLDPIDLRILSALQENGRISNQDLADRVALSPSACLRRVRLLEENGVIGGYKAWFDAEQLGLEIEAIVQVSMRHDVEGWHDTFNAVVQTWPEVLTAYVITGDSNYILRVQARNLKHYSDFIVNRLYRTPGVMDIRSNIVLQRIKTDGSPLAILKDVKEANP, from the coding sequence ATGACCCTTGATCCGATCGATTTGCGCATCCTGAGCGCCCTGCAGGAGAACGGCCGCATCAGCAACCAGGACCTGGCCGACCGCGTGGCGTTATCGCCCTCCGCCTGCCTGCGGCGGGTGCGACTGCTGGAAGAAAACGGGGTGATTGGCGGCTACAAGGCGTGGTTCGACGCCGAGCAGCTGGGGCTGGAGATCGAGGCCATCGTGCAGGTGTCGATGCGGCACGACGTGGAGGGCTGGCACGACACGTTCAACGCCGTGGTGCAAACCTGGCCCGAGGTGCTGACCGCGTATGTGATCACGGGCGACAGCAACTACATCCTGCGGGTGCAGGCGCGCAACCTGAAGCACTACTCCGATTTCATCGTCAATCGGCTATATCGCACGCCCGGGGTGATGGATATCCGCTCCAACATCGTGCTGCAGCGGATCAAGACGGACGGATCGCCGCTGGCGATCCTGAAGGATGTCAAGGAAGCGAACCCGTGA